The genomic region CTAATATAACTGTGtaattataaagaaaaggtaaattaggctcaaaaaggGTGACTAAGGATAAATATAACAAGGTAGGCTCAAAAAGGCTCAACcgatccaaagatggcctaaatcactttttatcctaagtgttatctaagatttcgtctcgagagagaatcaaacaaattctagaattcttgACTCCACTATACTTtttcatcaatataaaatttctCTAAATCACACATAAAGTCTAAGTAAAACAGTATAATGCTTCAAATTATTAGAAGTcacattctaaaataaaagctaacacaagaatatcacataaaattaaatcctaACTATAGCTTCCCAAAAGCAAggaatcaaaagataattaaaatatcatcctaGGATTGGGACAATCAAGAATAagatctcaatttttttttcaacacaacaaaacatgcaaaacacaaataaaacatgtaaataaactaacaaaattcTAAACTACTCCCCCAAACTTAGAAtgaacattgtcctcaatgtgataaaagaaaataaaagaaaaaggacaagAATACTCCCCTACTTTGAAGCTGCAGTCTGCATGTCCTCTGCATGACCACCACCCATCATCAACTCTCGCAACAAAGCATTCATCAATTAGATATGCAGCAAACGAAAAGTTCATGAATCCATTATATGGGTAACAAGAAATTGGCActaatcttcaaaattttcggCACTCTAAGCATTAATCATGAGGAAGTCTAAAAACTCATTAACAAACATGCACAATTGATTCATTCAAGgttcaaaaattataaagtttGCCATTAACACCAACCTCATCCTTTCTTTAcacaaaataattgaaaaccAAGTGTTTGAAGGAGTACTTACCTTAGGAGTGCaagatttcaaaaaaaaaataaaaataaaaaaaatccaagtagaaagaaaatgcaaaaatTTGGAGTGAAGGAGAGAAGACAGAGAAAGGTAAGAGGTTGGCAGGAAGAGGAATAATGGGAGTAAGGATGATAGtcgaagaagaaaaagagtgacaaaagaagaaaaaaaaaagaaaaagaaaatataaaaaaaaattcaaagggtAAGGGCTGTGCCCTGACCCAAGGCCGTAGTgcgtaaaatttttttcacccGAAGCTTTATGCTTCGAGTTTGAGCGCCGCGACTCTCAGTGTTGAGCACTGCGACTCTCAGTGTTGAGCACTGCGACTCTCAGTGTTGAGCGTCGCGGTGCTCAACCTTTCTGTTTTAGGGCCATTGTTCAGCGCTATGGCTCTCCCTTTGAGGGTCGCGGCGCTAAAACATTCTGTTTCATGTGCcttgttttcttcatttcaagGCCGCAGCTctgacctttttttttttaccaattACCTGCAAAATggaacataaaaaaaaattagtaaatcaaaagaaataaattctaactaaacaaaaaaaattaaataaaataaaggttAAAATAAGTAAAGTTTAGaaacttgggttgcctcccaagaagcgcttgtttatagtcactagcttgactatAGTGCCCCCTTTTTCAGTTCTTCATCCTCGAAATATGGTCTAAGGCTCATCCCATTAACCATGGTTGTTCCTGTATCCTCACTATAAATCTCAATTATTCCACAAGGATAAGCCTTTACTACTTTGAAAGGACCCCACCATTTTTTTTTGCGTTTCCATGGAAAAAGCTTGAAATATGATCTAGAAAGCAGCATTACTTGTTGTCCAATCTCTAAAGGACAATTAGATGGTGGTGGAGGATACTCCGTTGGTGATTGCTTAGCTCTCACAGGCAAGGTGGTGGCTTAAACTCAAAGATTGGTGCTTGCTCACTTATAGGTGGAGAATTAGGTTCaccttttccttcatcaattaGCTACACTCTATAGCAACAATTTGTAGAGCTAGGATGTttatttgcattgaaaatattaaactcAACTACCTCTTCTCCAACTTTAAAAGTTATATTGCATTCCCTCACATTAATGATTGTGCTTGCGGTAGCCAAGAATGGTCGTCCGAAGATTAAAGGAATTTCTTgatcttcttccatctcaagcACAATGAAGTCCACCGGAATGTAAAGATGTCCAACTTTAACCAATACATCCTCAATAATCCCAACAGGATACTTGATTGTTCTATCTGCTAATTGCAAAGAAACTATGGTAGGTTATATCTCATTAAGTCTAATTTTCTCAACAATTGATAAAGGCATGATTGAAACACCTGCACCCAAATCACATAAAGctttagtaaatttaaatctacCAATAGCACAAGGTATAGAAAAACTCCCTGAATCTTTAAgttttggtggaagcttgttcTGAATTATTGCGCTGCACTCCCCAATAAGTGCcactatttcaaaatcttctaGTTTCCTCTTCTTAGTTAAGATGTCTTTCAGGAATTTGACATAACTTGGCTTGTTTTCCAAAGCTTCAGCAAAAGGAATGTTTATGTGGAGTTTCTTGAAGACATTGACCAATTTCTCAAACTGTTTatcaagcttttgttttttcaaccTTTGTGGGAATGGTGGTGGAGGATAATTTGCTTCAAAATTCCCTTAATTTTTAGCTTGCCCATTATCTGTCTTTTCCTCTTCAACTTCTTTCTCAACAATTGCCTTGTCATCATTTATACGCTCTTTTGAAGATTccattgattttttattcacCCCTCCGACTTCTTTTCCACTCCTAAGTGTAACTGCATTACAATGTTCCTTACCTTTAGGATTGACTTATGTATCACTTGTTAAGGCACCTTGGGGTCTACTGTTGATGGAGTTTGCAAGCTGTCCCATTTGGgtctcaagatttctcaaAGAGGCTCCATAGCTTTGAATTATGGCATCATCTTGGACATATATTGCAAGATAAGTTCTTCCACTTGGGATTTCTTTTTAGGAATTGGTGGTCCAGATTGTTGTTGAAAACTAGGAAGCACTTTGGGGTTTGAATTGGAAGGCCCTGTATTGTTGTTCCATGAAAAGTTGGGGTAGTTTCTCCAACTAGGATTGTAAGTATTAGAGTATGGGTTATTCTGCTACTTGTTGAAGTTCCCCACAAATTGGACTGATGCAGAATTGTATGAACATTAATCACTTGAATGGCCATCTCCACACATCTCACCAATTGAATTTTGAACTACATGAACTCCCATTGTGTCAATCTTCTTAGACATTGCAACCATTTGCGTGGCTAAGTTGCCAATTGCATCAATTTCATAGGCTCCAACAACTTTTCTTGAACCCGACCTTTCTGAaggccattgataattatttgaagccatatcttccaacaaattataAGCATCCGCTGCATTCTTACTCATCAATGCCCCACCAGCAGCAACATCAATTGTGGTTTTAATTGACCCAATCAGCCCATTGTAGAATATCTGAACTTGCAGCCAATCAGGAAGCCCATGATGTGGACATCTTCGCAGTAGTTCTTTAAACCTCTCCCAAGCTTCATACAAGGACTCACCATCAAATTGTGTGAATGAGGTGATATCATTCCTCAACTTTGCAGTCTTTACAGGCGGAAAGAACTTTATGAGAAACTTTTGAGCCAATTCCTCCCATGTAGTGATAGACCCATTAGGCAGTGAATTAAGCCAGCTCTTTGCTTTATCCCTAAGAGAAAACGGAAACAGTCTCAATCTAATAGCATCATTAGTTACTCCATTGTATTTAAAGGTATCGCAAATCTCCAAGAAATTTACCAAATCAGCATTAGGATCATCACTGGGTAACCCACCAAATTAGACCGAAGACTGAATCATCTGAATGTAGGTtggtttaatttcaaaattattcgCATTGATGGAAGGTCTCCTAATGCTTTGATGCAAACCTTGCAAAAAAAGAACAGCATAATCTCGCAGTGCTCTATTTGCTTCGAGAACCAAATTGATGTCATTGTTGCCATTGTTAATGTTATCCTCGGCCATTGTCTGATTTAAAGCTGCAACTTGCAAATTCTCCCTTCGATGTCTTCTAAAAGTTCTTTCTATCTCaagatcaaaaggaacaagattCAAGTTGTCTCTTGTTtgcatacaatgaccaaagatatttgcaagataaacaaaatctaaaattaaaacaagaaaaataaaatttgaagtaagaCCAAATTGCTTGGTATTAGTATTAGTAAAAATTCTAGAAACAATTCCCAGACAAcggtgccaaaaacttgtcagttaaaatcctactacgcaagtatacgtatcaaatagatagtatattagcaagtagggtatcgatcccacagggaattgatctaaaactttactaagtactaaaattagaacaatttaatcttattcaaataatcaaaattaaataattaattaaaactaaaattaaaaccaacaagaaaaatcaaaataataacttgagaaaatatctAATCAATaaacctaggattacaatatccctcacacttcatctaaatcttacctctcttccttaacttatttcaatgggttgaattgctaacctagagtcctaaattatttataagggtctcctgACTCAtcctataaaaatatctattttaaccaaaacactatatccctatgtgaattgaaattaaaacagactcattaagttcaggctctaatctggctacatatggcctataggtatatccNNNNNNNNNNNNNNNNNNNNNNNNNNNNNNNNNNNNNNNNNNNNNNNNNNNNNNNNNNNNNNNNNNNNNNNNNNNNNNNNNNNNNNNNNNNNNNNNNNNNNNNNNNNNNNNNNNNNNNNNNNNNNNNNNNNNNNNNNNNNNNNNNNNNNNNNNNNNNNNNNNNNNNNNNNNNNNNNNNNNNNNNNNNNNNNNNNNNNNNNNNNNNNNNNNNNNNNNNNNNNNNNNNNNNNNNNNNNNNNNNNNNNNNNNNNNNNNNNNNNNNNNNNNNNNNNNNNNNNNNNNNNNNNNNNNNNNNNNNNNNNNNNNNNNNNNNNNNNNNNNNNNNNNNNNNNNNNNNNNNNNNNNNNNNNNNNNNNNNNNNNNNNNNNNNNNNNNNNNNNNNNNNNNNNNNNNNNNNNNNNNNNNNNNNNNNNNNNNNNNNNNNNNNNNNNNNNNNNNNNNNNNNNNNNNNNNNNNNNNNNNNNNNNNNNNNNNNNNNNNNNNNNNNNNNNNNNNNNNNNNNNNNNNNNNNNNNNNNNNNNNNNNNNNNNNNNNNNNNNNNNNNNNNNNNNNNNNNNNNNNNNNNNNNNNNNNNNNNNNNNTCtacaccttactttccaaaattaagaccaatcacttttaatcctacaaaaaatataaaaactaatcaataataaacaaattaaaagaaataatataaaattaaaataactaacttaagagtaacctaattataaaaaaaactaaaataagtaaattataattgaaaattgagaacttagctaatatttaataacaaaattagagtaaaataattctataaaatagaattatccaAGGAATAGATAGATTCATGACCATGACCATAAGTATTAAATGATGTCGCATTCACTTCAGGAAATggataaatttataattttttttattaatagctTGTTTGTCACATTCACTTCAGGGAATGAAcattatgatttttcattaatagctATATCATAGCAAATTCACTTTCCAATCAAAAgacataatataatatatactatatgatagtaaaattcatattaaagttgatttttagagaatgaaaatattaaagagaTATCAAGTCACTTACTTGATTTATTGCAACCAAAACAATTAAAGATCAACcattgaaattctttcaaagcttggagatgatgaaaacaaagTAATAGCAACACTTAACTGATTTGCTAAAACTATAAATCAAAACCGAATCATTGAAATCCATTTGAAGcttgaagatgatgaaaacaaaataatttcaaaacttgAGAGATCAAAAAATCATGCTGATAACgtgttataaaaaaaaacttaaaagaataaataaagataattgaaagaacaattaaagagaagaaaaaaaagtatttaggAGGAGAAAATAGATCTTATTGAAGTgtatatttataaatgaagtgAATAAGTCTATTTATAAGCTAACAACTCTTTGAATAATAATCttaatctaattttatttaagagtttaaattatattatatttttttatcttactttttaaattgtttGACTTAATCTGCACTTATTGAGTcataatataatgaaaattcGTATATGTATTCGTaacaaatttataattttatttttcaaagatATTCTTACCATTTTGAAATGGAAACTCAGTGGTTGGTCACGACAACACCTCCTCTGCCTCTCTTCCGTCGTACCTCTGCCAAATCTAGCCTTTCTTCTTCTGCGCCCACCTCCAACAATAATCTACCTCTAGCACGCAGGGTATTGCGTTCATTCTCAAGAATTACTGTGCTTTTTAACTTCCATTTCAActgattttttctatttcttttggGATTTCTCTTGCAGCAGATAATCCGGCTGTGGAAGCGGGACGGAAGTATCCTTGGGGTTGGGAGGGACAATTTTGTAGATTTTGATTCACTGCTTCAAACCTTAGCAAGCAAAAAGATGCCTCAGCCTCACGTTGTTCATCACCTCTTGCTTCAAGGTTTGATTCCCAACAATTCTACCCTCTCTGAAATCATGCTTTGGTATGCAGACAATGGCCTGTTCCCTCAAGCTCAGGCGATATGGGAGGAAATGCTAAATACTACTTCTTTTACGCCTTCTATTCAAGTTGTTTCAAAGTTCATGGATGCTTACGGAAAGATGGGGCATTTTCACAAGGTACACAAAATTCTGGATCGGGTAATTCTGCTCAGAGTTAACTTGTTACCTGAGGTGTACCCAGTGGCTATCTCTTGCTTTGGAAAGCATGGGCGGCTTGATTTAATGGAGAATACATTGAAGGAGATGGTTTCGAGAGGTTTACCTGTAGATTCCGCCACTGGAAATGCTTTTGTTAGATATTATAGCATTTTTGGTTCCTTGTCTGAGATGGAGATTGCTTATGCTCGCCTTAAAAGGTCTAGACATCTCATAGAGGAGGAAGGAATTCGAGCAATGTCCTCTGCCTACATAAAGGAGGGAAAATTCTACAGGTTAGGTGAATTTTTGAATGATTTGGGTCTGGGGAGGAGAAACCTGGGCAATCTCTTATGGAATCTCTTGCTATTATCTTATGCTGctaatttcaaaatgaaaaccaTGCAGAGACTGTTTCTGAAAATGATGGATTCTGGTTTCCGTCCCGATCTGACTACATTTAATATAAGAGCTTGGGCCTTCTCGAGAATGTCTATGTTCTGGGATCTCCATCTTAGCCTTGAACACATGAAACATGAAAGTGTTGTTTCTGATTTGGTAACTTATGGTTGTGTTGTAGATGCATACTTGGACAGAAGACTTGCAAGAAATTTGGACTTTGCTTTGAACCATATGAATGCCGATGATTCTCCACTGGTATTGACAGATCCACTTGTGTTTGAGGCTTTGGGTAAAGGGGACTTCCACTCAAGCGCAGAGGCGTTTTTGGAGTTCAAGagacaaaagaagaaatggaCTTACAGGCAGCTAATTGCAGTTTATCTCAAAAAACAATTACGAAGGAACCAGATCTTTTGGAATTACTAAATAATTATAGACTGCACTATGGTTTGAACCTAAGGTGTCTCTCCAAGTCCTCAACGCCTCTTATGAGATGAGCTAAGCCAGATGGTCCTGAATACCTTCcgttaaattaaagaaaaacttgGTTCCTACTCTATTTGCAGCATGGTATGTCCTTAGCACTGTTGTTGTTTCCACTAAACTGTCTTTACTAGATGGATTCCTATTAAATATAAGTACCCTAAACCTGtttcaaataaaacaaaatacgAACACTACCATAGTCTGGCTCATCCAGGTCTGCTATAACTACTAAAATAACTTAGCTAGGAAACTAAAAAATTCTAAGTCTGCGAATAGCTTAATCACaacaatgtttttttttttgtctcttATTGTTGCTTCCGCATCATAGATCTTTAGCTAAAGTTGTTCAATCCTTGTTAGTGTTtaattgttttgaatataCACTATCACATGAAGGTGAGAAGTAGAAGATAATGGACATTATTCCATTACTCCTATGTTAATACCTTGATGATGTCCATTATAGTATGGTCATTTTGTGCCTGTTATCTGAAACATACCACTTCATGAAATTGTGTTTCTTGATAGATGAAAATGTTTAAGCTtctaattttagaataaaaatctctTGTTAGTTATCTGAGCCATTTTGttaatcttttttgttttattgcaTGTTCTCTACCTTTGGCAGATATAGTAGAGACTAAAGAGTATGTTATGCGTGT from Theobroma cacao cultivar B97-61/B2 chromosome 9, Criollo_cocoa_genome_V2, whole genome shotgun sequence harbors:
- the LOC18589501 gene encoding pentatricopeptide repeat-containing protein At3g42630 isoform X1 → METQWLVTTTPPLPLFRRTSAKSSLSSSAPTSNNNLPLARRQIIRLWKRDGSILGVGRDNFVDFDSLLQTLASKKMPQPHVVHHLLLQGLIPNNSTLSEIMLWYADNGLFPQAQAIWEEMLNTTSFTPSIQVVSKFMDAYGKMGHFHKVHKILDRVILLRVNLLPEVYPVAISCFGKHGRLDLMENTLKEMVSRGLPVDSATGNAFVRYYSIFGSLSEMEIAYARLKRSRHLIEEEGIRAMSSAYIKEGKFYRLGEFLNDLGLGRRNLGNLLWNLLLLSYAANFKMKTMQRLFLKMMDSGFRPDLTTFNIRAWAFSRMSMFWDLHLSLEHMKHESVVSDLVTYGCVVDAYLDRRLARNLDFALNHMNADDSPLVLTDPLVFEALGKGDFHSSAEAFLEFKRQKKKWTYRQLIAVYLKKQLRRNQIFWNY
- the LOC18589501 gene encoding pentatricopeptide repeat-containing protein At3g42630 isoform X2 — translated: METQWLVTTTPPLPLFRRTSAKSSLSSSAPTSNNNLPLARRIIRLWKRDGSILGVGRDNFVDFDSLLQTLASKKMPQPHVVHHLLLQGLIPNNSTLSEIMLWYADNGLFPQAQAIWEEMLNTTSFTPSIQVVSKFMDAYGKMGHFHKVHKILDRVILLRVNLLPEVYPVAISCFGKHGRLDLMENTLKEMVSRGLPVDSATGNAFVRYYSIFGSLSEMEIAYARLKRSRHLIEEEGIRAMSSAYIKEGKFYRLGEFLNDLGLGRRNLGNLLWNLLLLSYAANFKMKTMQRLFLKMMDSGFRPDLTTFNIRAWAFSRMSMFWDLHLSLEHMKHESVVSDLVTYGCVVDAYLDRRLARNLDFALNHMNADDSPLVLTDPLVFEALGKGDFHSSAEAFLEFKRQKKKWTYRQLIAVYLKKQLRRNQIFWNY